From a single Callithrix jacchus isolate 240 chromosome 5, calJac240_pri, whole genome shotgun sequence genomic region:
- the SPATA32 gene encoding spermatogenesis-associated protein 32 isoform X1 — MGVTGTHGFPCCSKGSVEIAEMQDDLSQHQIQEEQELEADVLEQKPQPKVDLAPDPDLEMEPVPALLESELYPALKPEAELDTEAKWNKEAGFEGFLQPLCRIESVHSNMGLPVPQTFRLWSLNSSHHSSTEEKQVSANHCSISAQTSKHLFWANKLIQASEHSLQRAIHTPLNNNSPSQLTRAPGRAAVTTNALRSKEQLQTPNTHSAPPAASSQAPPSPLLPSDLLPPIGLTELVTFASSLAVACSSRMDLPTLEHMIKAPAHQAPEPSTEPVLTTAEDQEPEKQAETRPEKTREAGASQKSWSQEGKNQ; from the exons ATGGGGGTGACAG GTACCCATGGATTTCCATGCTGCAGCAAAGGATCAGTGGAGATTGCAGAGATGCA AGATGACTTAAGTCAACACCAGATCCAAGAAGAACAGGAG CTAGAGGCAGACGTGCTAGAGCAGAAGCCCCAACCCAAAGTGGACCTGGCCCCAGACCCAGACCTGGAGATGGAACCAGTGCCGGCTTTACTGGAGTCAGAGCTATACCCAGCCCTCAAGCCTGAAGCTGAGCTGGACACAGAAGCCAAGTGGAACAAGGAGGCTGGCTTCGAAGGATTCCTGCAACCATTGTGCAGGATAGAATCCGTCCACTCCAACATGGGGCTGCCCGTGCCGCAGACCTTCAGACTGTGGAGTCTGAATTCAAGCCACCATAGTTCCACGGAGGAGAAACAGGTGTCCGCCAATCACTGCTCCATCAGTGCACAGACCTCTAAGCACCTCTTCTGGGCAAACAAGCTCATCCAGGCCTCAGAGCACAGCCTGCAGCGGGCCATCCACACGCCGCTCAACAACAACAGCCCAAGCCAGCTCACCAGAGCCCCTGGCCGGGCGGCTGTTACCACCAATGCCCTGCGCTCCAAGGAGCAGCTCCAGACCCCCAACACCCACTCAGCTCCTCCAGCTGCAAGCTCCCAGGCGCCACCAAGCCCCCTCCTGCCTTCAGATCTCCTGCCACCCATTGGCCTGACAGAGCTAGTCACCTTTGCATCTTCCCTGGCCGTGGCCTGCTCCAGCAGGATGGACCTGCCCACTTTGGAACACATGATAAAAGCTCCAGCCCATCAGGCTCCGGAGCCTTCCACAGAACCTGTCCTGACCACTGCAGAGGATCAAGAGCCAGAAAAGCAGGCAGAGACCCGGCCGGAAAAAACACGTGAAGCCGGAGCTTCACAGAAATCTTGGAGTCAGGAAGGCAAGAACCAATAA
- the SPATA32 gene encoding spermatogenesis-associated protein 32 isoform X2 — MQDDLSQHQIQEEQELEADVLEQKPQPKVDLAPDPDLEMEPVPALLESELYPALKPEAELDTEAKWNKEAGFEGFLQPLCRIESVHSNMGLPVPQTFRLWSLNSSHHSSTEEKQVSANHCSISAQTSKHLFWANKLIQASEHSLQRAIHTPLNNNSPSQLTRAPGRAAVTTNALRSKEQLQTPNTHSAPPAASSQAPPSPLLPSDLLPPIGLTELVTFASSLAVACSSRMDLPTLEHMIKAPAHQAPEPSTEPVLTTAEDQEPEKQAETRPEKTREAGASQKSWSQEGKNQ; from the exons ATGCA AGATGACTTAAGTCAACACCAGATCCAAGAAGAACAGGAG CTAGAGGCAGACGTGCTAGAGCAGAAGCCCCAACCCAAAGTGGACCTGGCCCCAGACCCAGACCTGGAGATGGAACCAGTGCCGGCTTTACTGGAGTCAGAGCTATACCCAGCCCTCAAGCCTGAAGCTGAGCTGGACACAGAAGCCAAGTGGAACAAGGAGGCTGGCTTCGAAGGATTCCTGCAACCATTGTGCAGGATAGAATCCGTCCACTCCAACATGGGGCTGCCCGTGCCGCAGACCTTCAGACTGTGGAGTCTGAATTCAAGCCACCATAGTTCCACGGAGGAGAAACAGGTGTCCGCCAATCACTGCTCCATCAGTGCACAGACCTCTAAGCACCTCTTCTGGGCAAACAAGCTCATCCAGGCCTCAGAGCACAGCCTGCAGCGGGCCATCCACACGCCGCTCAACAACAACAGCCCAAGCCAGCTCACCAGAGCCCCTGGCCGGGCGGCTGTTACCACCAATGCCCTGCGCTCCAAGGAGCAGCTCCAGACCCCCAACACCCACTCAGCTCCTCCAGCTGCAAGCTCCCAGGCGCCACCAAGCCCCCTCCTGCCTTCAGATCTCCTGCCACCCATTGGCCTGACAGAGCTAGTCACCTTTGCATCTTCCCTGGCCGTGGCCTGCTCCAGCAGGATGGACCTGCCCACTTTGGAACACATGATAAAAGCTCCAGCCCATCAGGCTCCGGAGCCTTCCACAGAACCTGTCCTGACCACTGCAGAGGATCAAGAGCCAGAAAAGCAGGCAGAGACCCGGCCGGAAAAAACACGTGAAGCCGGAGCTTCACAGAAATCTTGGAGTCAGGAAGGCAAGAACCAATAA
- the SPATA32 gene encoding spermatogenesis-associated protein 32 isoform X3 — MGDDLSQHQIQEEQELEADVLEQKPQPKVDLAPDPDLEMEPVPALLESELYPALKPEAELDTEAKWNKEAGFEGFLQPLCRIESVHSNMGLPVPQTFRLWSLNSSHHSSTEEKQVSANHCSISAQTSKHLFWANKLIQASEHSLQRAIHTPLNNNSPSQLTRAPGRAAVTTNALRSKEQLQTPNTHSAPPAASSQAPPSPLLPSDLLPPIGLTELVTFASSLAVACSSRMDLPTLEHMIKAPAHQAPEPSTEPVLTTAEDQEPEKQAETRPEKTREAGASQKSWSQEGKNQ, encoded by the exons ATGGG AGATGACTTAAGTCAACACCAGATCCAAGAAGAACAGGAG CTAGAGGCAGACGTGCTAGAGCAGAAGCCCCAACCCAAAGTGGACCTGGCCCCAGACCCAGACCTGGAGATGGAACCAGTGCCGGCTTTACTGGAGTCAGAGCTATACCCAGCCCTCAAGCCTGAAGCTGAGCTGGACACAGAAGCCAAGTGGAACAAGGAGGCTGGCTTCGAAGGATTCCTGCAACCATTGTGCAGGATAGAATCCGTCCACTCCAACATGGGGCTGCCCGTGCCGCAGACCTTCAGACTGTGGAGTCTGAATTCAAGCCACCATAGTTCCACGGAGGAGAAACAGGTGTCCGCCAATCACTGCTCCATCAGTGCACAGACCTCTAAGCACCTCTTCTGGGCAAACAAGCTCATCCAGGCCTCAGAGCACAGCCTGCAGCGGGCCATCCACACGCCGCTCAACAACAACAGCCCAAGCCAGCTCACCAGAGCCCCTGGCCGGGCGGCTGTTACCACCAATGCCCTGCGCTCCAAGGAGCAGCTCCAGACCCCCAACACCCACTCAGCTCCTCCAGCTGCAAGCTCCCAGGCGCCACCAAGCCCCCTCCTGCCTTCAGATCTCCTGCCACCCATTGGCCTGACAGAGCTAGTCACCTTTGCATCTTCCCTGGCCGTGGCCTGCTCCAGCAGGATGGACCTGCCCACTTTGGAACACATGATAAAAGCTCCAGCCCATCAGGCTCCGGAGCCTTCCACAGAACCTGTCCTGACCACTGCAGAGGATCAAGAGCCAGAAAAGCAGGCAGAGACCCGGCCGGAAAAAACACGTGAAGCCGGAGCTTCACAGAAATCTTGGAGTCAGGAAGGCAAGAACCAATAA
- the MAP3K14 gene encoding mitogen-activated protein kinase kinase kinase 14 isoform X2, giving the protein MGDTERCDYQGHSQGRLRVGASCHLYHRPGENSQEFSPTFSERIFIAGSKQYSQSESLDQIPNNVAHATEGKTAHVCWKGKRRSKARKKRKKKSSKSLAHAGVALAKPLPRTPEQESCTVPVQEDESPLGTPYVRNTPQFTKPLKEPGLGQLCFKQLGEGLRPALPRSELYKLISPLQCLNHVWKLHHPQDRGPVPPTTHPFPYSRPPHPFPFHPLQPWKPHTLESFLGKLACVDSQQPLPGPHLSKPACVDSQKPLPGPYLSKLTCVDSQKPLPGPHLEPSCPSRGAHEKFSVEEYLVHALQGSVSSGQAHSLTSLAKTWAAGGFRPWEPSPKTEDSEGVLLTEKLKPVDYEYREEVHWATQQPCLGRGSFGEVHRMQDKQTGFQCAVKKVRLEAFRAEELMACAGLTSPRIVPLYGAVREGPWVNIFMELLEGGSLGQLVKEQGCLPEDRALYYLGQALEGLEYLHSRRILHGDVKADNVLLSSDGSHAALCDFGHAVRLQPDGLGKSLLTGDYIPGTETHMAPEVVLGRRCGTKVDVWSSCCMMLHMLNGCHPWTQFFRGPLCLKIASEPPPVREIPPSCAPLTAQALQEGLRKEPIHRVSAAELGGKVSQALQQVGGLKSPWRGEYKEPRHPPPNQANYYQTLHAQPRELSPGAPGPQPAKETTGRAPELQPPLPPEPPEPNKSPPLTLSKEESGMWEPLPLSSLDPAPARNPSSPERKATFPEQELQQLEIELFLNSLSQPFSLEEQEQILSCLSIDSFSLSDDSEKNPSKASQSSRDTLSSGVHSWSSQTEARSSSWNMVLARGRPTDTPSYFNGVKIQIQSLNGEHLHIREFHRVKVGDIATGISSQIPAAAFSLVTKDGQPVCYDMEVPDSGIDLQCTLAPDGSFAWSWRVKHGQLENRP; this is encoded by the exons ATGGGAGATACTGAACGATGTGATTACCAAGGGCACAGCCAAGGAAGGCTCCGAGTCGGGGCCAGCTGCCATCTCTATCATCGCCCAG GCGAGAATAGCCAAGAGTTCAGCCCCACATTTTCAGAACGCATTTTCATCGCTGGGTCCAAACAGTACAG CCAGTCTGAGAGTCTTGATCAGATCCCCAACAATGTGGCCCATGCTACAGAGGGCAAAACGGCCCATGTGTGTTGGAAGGGAAAGCGTCGCAGCAAAGCCCGGAAGAAACGGAAGAAGAAGAGCTCAAAGTCCCTGGCTCATGCAGGAGTGGCCTTGGCCAAACCCCTCCCCAGGACCCCTGAGCAGGAGAGCTGCACTGTCCCAGTGCAG GAGGATGAGTCTCCACTCGGTACCCCATATGTTAGAAACACCCCACAGTTCACCAAGCCTCTGAAGGAACCAGGCCTTGGCCAACTCTGTTTCAAGCAGCTTGGCGAGGGCCTACGGCCAGCTCTGCCTCGATCGGAACTCTACAAACTGATCAGCCCCCTGCAGTGTCTGAACCACGTGTGGAAACTGCACCACCCCCAGGACAGAGGCCCCGTGCCCCCAACCACACACCCCTTCCCCTATAGCAGACCACCCCATCCCTTCCCATTCCACCCTCTCCAGCCCTGGAAACCTCACACCCTAGAGTCCTTCCTGGGCAAACTGGCCTGTGTAGACAGCCAGCAACCCTTGCCTGGCCCACACCTGAGCAAACCGGCCTGTGTAGACAGCCAGAAGCCCCTGCCTGGCCCATACCTGAGCAAACTGACCTGTGTAGACAGCCAGAAGCCCCTGCCTGGCCCACACCTGGAACCCAGCTGCCCATCTCGCGGTGCCCATGAGAAGTTTTCTGTGGAGGAATACCTGGTGCATGCTCTGCAAGGCAGCGTGAGCTCAGGCCAGGCTCACagcctgaccagcctggccaagacctGGGCAGCAGGGGGCTTCAGGCCCTGGGAGCCCAGCCCAAAAACTGAGGACAGCGAGGGTGTCCTGCTAACTGAG AAACTCAAGCCAGTGGACTATGAGTACCGAGAAGAAGTCCATTGGGCCACGCAGCAACCCTGCCTGGGCAGAGGCTCCTTCGGAGAGGTGCACAGGATGCAGGACAAGCAGACTGGCTTTCAGTGCGCTGTCAAAAAG GTGCGGCTGGAAGCGTTTCGGGCAGAGGAGCTGATGGCATGTGCAGGATTGACCTCGCCCAGAATTGTCCCTTTGTATGGAGCTGTGAGGGAAGGACCTTGGGTCAACATCTTCATGGAGCTTCTGGAAG GTGGCTCCCTAGGCCAGTTGGTCAAGGAGCAGGGCTGTCTCCCGGAGGACCGGGCCCTCTACTACCTGGGCCAGGCCCTGGAGGGACTGGAATACCTCCACTCACGAAGGATTCTGCATGGGGACGTCAAAG CTGACAACGTGCTCCTGTCCAGTGATGGGAGCCATGCAGCCCTCTGTGACTTTGGCCATGCTGTGCGTCTTCAACCTGATGGCCTGGGGAAGTCCTTGCTCACAG GGGACTACATCCCTGGCACAGAGACCCACATGGCACCAGAGGTGGTGCTGGGCAGGCGCTGCGGTACCAAGGTGGACGTCTGGAGCAGTTGCTGCATGATGCTGCACATGCTCAATGGCTGCCATCCCTGGACTCAGTTCTTCCGGGGGCCACTCTGCCTCAAG ATTGCCAGCGAGCCTCCGCCTGTGAGGGAGATCCCACCCTCCTGCGCCCCTCTCACAGCCCAAGCCCTCCAAGAGGGGCTGAGGAAAGAGCCCATCCACCGTGTGTCTGCGGCAGAGCTGGGAGGGAAGGTCAGCCAGGCGCTACAGCAAG TGGGAGGTCTGAAGAGCCCTTGGAGGGGAGAATATAAAGAACCAAGACATCCACCGCCAAATCAAGCCAATTATTACCAGAccctccatgcccagccaagggAGCTTTCGCCAGGGGCCCCAGGTCCCCAGCCAGCCAAGGAGACAACAGGCAGAGCCCCTGAGCTCCAGCCTCCTCTCCCACCAGAGCCCCCAGAGCCAAACAAGTCTCCTCCCTTGACTTTGAGTAAAGAGGAGTCTGGGATGTGGGAACCCTTACCTCTGTCCTCCCTGGACCCGGCCCCTGCCAGAAACCCCAGCTCACCAGAGCGGAAAGCAACCTTCCCGGAGCAGGAGCTGCAGCAGCTGGAAATAG AATTATTCCTGAACAGCCTGTCACAGCCATTTTCCCTGGAGGAGCAGGAGCAAAttctctcatgcctcagcatcgaCAGCTTTTCCCTGTCAGATGACAGCGAGAAG AACCCATCAAAGGCCTCTCAAAGCTCGCGGGACACCCTGAGCTCAGGCGTACACTCCTGGAGCAGCCAGACCGAGGCTCGAAGCTCCAGCTGGAACATGGTGCTGGCCCGGGGGCGGCCCACCGACACCCCAAGCTATTTCAATG GTGTGAAAATCCAAATACAGTCTCTCAATGGTGAACACCTGCACATCCGGGAGTTCCACCGAGTCAAGGTGGGAGACATCGCCACTGGCATCAGCAGCCAG ATCCCAGCCGCAGCCTTCAGTTTGGTGACCAAAGACGGGCAGCCCGTTTGCTACGACATGGAGGTGCCAGACTCTGGCATTGACCTGCAGTGCACGCTGGCCCCCGACGGCAGCTTCGCCTGGAGCTGGAGGGTCAAGCATGGCCAGCTGGAGAACAGGCCCTAG
- the SPATA32 gene encoding spermatogenesis-associated protein 32 isoform X4, with translation MEPVPALLESELYPALKPEAELDTEAKWNKEAGFEGFLQPLCRIESVHSNMGLPVPQTFRLWSLNSSHHSSTEEKQVSANHCSISAQTSKHLFWANKLIQASEHSLQRAIHTPLNNNSPSQLTRAPGRAAVTTNALRSKEQLQTPNTHSAPPAASSQAPPSPLLPSDLLPPIGLTELVTFASSLAVACSSRMDLPTLEHMIKAPAHQAPEPSTEPVLTTAEDQEPEKQAETRPEKTREAGASQKSWSQEGKNQ, from the coding sequence ATGGAACCAGTGCCGGCTTTACTGGAGTCAGAGCTATACCCAGCCCTCAAGCCTGAAGCTGAGCTGGACACAGAAGCCAAGTGGAACAAGGAGGCTGGCTTCGAAGGATTCCTGCAACCATTGTGCAGGATAGAATCCGTCCACTCCAACATGGGGCTGCCCGTGCCGCAGACCTTCAGACTGTGGAGTCTGAATTCAAGCCACCATAGTTCCACGGAGGAGAAACAGGTGTCCGCCAATCACTGCTCCATCAGTGCACAGACCTCTAAGCACCTCTTCTGGGCAAACAAGCTCATCCAGGCCTCAGAGCACAGCCTGCAGCGGGCCATCCACACGCCGCTCAACAACAACAGCCCAAGCCAGCTCACCAGAGCCCCTGGCCGGGCGGCTGTTACCACCAATGCCCTGCGCTCCAAGGAGCAGCTCCAGACCCCCAACACCCACTCAGCTCCTCCAGCTGCAAGCTCCCAGGCGCCACCAAGCCCCCTCCTGCCTTCAGATCTCCTGCCACCCATTGGCCTGACAGAGCTAGTCACCTTTGCATCTTCCCTGGCCGTGGCCTGCTCCAGCAGGATGGACCTGCCCACTTTGGAACACATGATAAAAGCTCCAGCCCATCAGGCTCCGGAGCCTTCCACAGAACCTGTCCTGACCACTGCAGAGGATCAAGAGCCAGAAAAGCAGGCAGAGACCCGGCCGGAAAAAACACGTGAAGCCGGAGCTTCACAGAAATCTTGGAGTCAGGAAGGCAAGAACCAATAA
- the MAP3K14 gene encoding mitogen-activated protein kinase kinase kinase 14 isoform X1 — protein MAVMEMACPGAPGSAVGQQKELPKAKQKTLPLGKKQSSVYKLEAVEKSPVFCGKWEILNDVITKGTAKEGSESGPAAISIIAQAECENSQEFSPTFSERIFIAGSKQYSQSESLDQIPNNVAHATEGKTAHVCWKGKRRSKARKKRKKKSSKSLAHAGVALAKPLPRTPEQESCTVPVQEDESPLGTPYVRNTPQFTKPLKEPGLGQLCFKQLGEGLRPALPRSELYKLISPLQCLNHVWKLHHPQDRGPVPPTTHPFPYSRPPHPFPFHPLQPWKPHTLESFLGKLACVDSQQPLPGPHLSKPACVDSQKPLPGPYLSKLTCVDSQKPLPGPHLEPSCPSRGAHEKFSVEEYLVHALQGSVSSGQAHSLTSLAKTWAAGGFRPWEPSPKTEDSEGVLLTEKLKPVDYEYREEVHWATQQPCLGRGSFGEVHRMQDKQTGFQCAVKKVRLEAFRAEELMACAGLTSPRIVPLYGAVREGPWVNIFMELLEGGSLGQLVKEQGCLPEDRALYYLGQALEGLEYLHSRRILHGDVKADNVLLSSDGSHAALCDFGHAVRLQPDGLGKSLLTGDYIPGTETHMAPEVVLGRRCGTKVDVWSSCCMMLHMLNGCHPWTQFFRGPLCLKIASEPPPVREIPPSCAPLTAQALQEGLRKEPIHRVSAAELGGKVSQALQQVGGLKSPWRGEYKEPRHPPPNQANYYQTLHAQPRELSPGAPGPQPAKETTGRAPELQPPLPPEPPEPNKSPPLTLSKEESGMWEPLPLSSLDPAPARNPSSPERKATFPEQELQQLEIELFLNSLSQPFSLEEQEQILSCLSIDSFSLSDDSEKNPSKASQSSRDTLSSGVHSWSSQTEARSSSWNMVLARGRPTDTPSYFNGVKIQIQSLNGEHLHIREFHRVKVGDIATGISSQIPAAAFSLVTKDGQPVCYDMEVPDSGIDLQCTLAPDGSFAWSWRVKHGQLENRP, from the exons ATGGCAGTGATGGAAATGGCCTGCCCAGGCGCCCCTGGCTCAGCAGTGGGGCAGCAGAAGGAACTCCCCAAAGCCAAACAGAAGACGCTGCCACTGGGGAAGAAACAGAGCTCTGTCTACAAGCTTGAGGCCGTGGAGAAGAGCCCTGTATTTTGTGGAAAATGGGAGATACTGAACGATGTGATTACCAAGGGCACAGCCAAGGAAGGCTCCGAGTCGGGGCCAGCTGCCATCTCTATCATCGCCCAGGCTGAGT GCGAGAATAGCCAAGAGTTCAGCCCCACATTTTCAGAACGCATTTTCATCGCTGGGTCCAAACAGTACAG CCAGTCTGAGAGTCTTGATCAGATCCCCAACAATGTGGCCCATGCTACAGAGGGCAAAACGGCCCATGTGTGTTGGAAGGGAAAGCGTCGCAGCAAAGCCCGGAAGAAACGGAAGAAGAAGAGCTCAAAGTCCCTGGCTCATGCAGGAGTGGCCTTGGCCAAACCCCTCCCCAGGACCCCTGAGCAGGAGAGCTGCACTGTCCCAGTGCAG GAGGATGAGTCTCCACTCGGTACCCCATATGTTAGAAACACCCCACAGTTCACCAAGCCTCTGAAGGAACCAGGCCTTGGCCAACTCTGTTTCAAGCAGCTTGGCGAGGGCCTACGGCCAGCTCTGCCTCGATCGGAACTCTACAAACTGATCAGCCCCCTGCAGTGTCTGAACCACGTGTGGAAACTGCACCACCCCCAGGACAGAGGCCCCGTGCCCCCAACCACACACCCCTTCCCCTATAGCAGACCACCCCATCCCTTCCCATTCCACCCTCTCCAGCCCTGGAAACCTCACACCCTAGAGTCCTTCCTGGGCAAACTGGCCTGTGTAGACAGCCAGCAACCCTTGCCTGGCCCACACCTGAGCAAACCGGCCTGTGTAGACAGCCAGAAGCCCCTGCCTGGCCCATACCTGAGCAAACTGACCTGTGTAGACAGCCAGAAGCCCCTGCCTGGCCCACACCTGGAACCCAGCTGCCCATCTCGCGGTGCCCATGAGAAGTTTTCTGTGGAGGAATACCTGGTGCATGCTCTGCAAGGCAGCGTGAGCTCAGGCCAGGCTCACagcctgaccagcctggccaagacctGGGCAGCAGGGGGCTTCAGGCCCTGGGAGCCCAGCCCAAAAACTGAGGACAGCGAGGGTGTCCTGCTAACTGAG AAACTCAAGCCAGTGGACTATGAGTACCGAGAAGAAGTCCATTGGGCCACGCAGCAACCCTGCCTGGGCAGAGGCTCCTTCGGAGAGGTGCACAGGATGCAGGACAAGCAGACTGGCTTTCAGTGCGCTGTCAAAAAG GTGCGGCTGGAAGCGTTTCGGGCAGAGGAGCTGATGGCATGTGCAGGATTGACCTCGCCCAGAATTGTCCCTTTGTATGGAGCTGTGAGGGAAGGACCTTGGGTCAACATCTTCATGGAGCTTCTGGAAG GTGGCTCCCTAGGCCAGTTGGTCAAGGAGCAGGGCTGTCTCCCGGAGGACCGGGCCCTCTACTACCTGGGCCAGGCCCTGGAGGGACTGGAATACCTCCACTCACGAAGGATTCTGCATGGGGACGTCAAAG CTGACAACGTGCTCCTGTCCAGTGATGGGAGCCATGCAGCCCTCTGTGACTTTGGCCATGCTGTGCGTCTTCAACCTGATGGCCTGGGGAAGTCCTTGCTCACAG GGGACTACATCCCTGGCACAGAGACCCACATGGCACCAGAGGTGGTGCTGGGCAGGCGCTGCGGTACCAAGGTGGACGTCTGGAGCAGTTGCTGCATGATGCTGCACATGCTCAATGGCTGCCATCCCTGGACTCAGTTCTTCCGGGGGCCACTCTGCCTCAAG ATTGCCAGCGAGCCTCCGCCTGTGAGGGAGATCCCACCCTCCTGCGCCCCTCTCACAGCCCAAGCCCTCCAAGAGGGGCTGAGGAAAGAGCCCATCCACCGTGTGTCTGCGGCAGAGCTGGGAGGGAAGGTCAGCCAGGCGCTACAGCAAG TGGGAGGTCTGAAGAGCCCTTGGAGGGGAGAATATAAAGAACCAAGACATCCACCGCCAAATCAAGCCAATTATTACCAGAccctccatgcccagccaagggAGCTTTCGCCAGGGGCCCCAGGTCCCCAGCCAGCCAAGGAGACAACAGGCAGAGCCCCTGAGCTCCAGCCTCCTCTCCCACCAGAGCCCCCAGAGCCAAACAAGTCTCCTCCCTTGACTTTGAGTAAAGAGGAGTCTGGGATGTGGGAACCCTTACCTCTGTCCTCCCTGGACCCGGCCCCTGCCAGAAACCCCAGCTCACCAGAGCGGAAAGCAACCTTCCCGGAGCAGGAGCTGCAGCAGCTGGAAATAG AATTATTCCTGAACAGCCTGTCACAGCCATTTTCCCTGGAGGAGCAGGAGCAAAttctctcatgcctcagcatcgaCAGCTTTTCCCTGTCAGATGACAGCGAGAAG AACCCATCAAAGGCCTCTCAAAGCTCGCGGGACACCCTGAGCTCAGGCGTACACTCCTGGAGCAGCCAGACCGAGGCTCGAAGCTCCAGCTGGAACATGGTGCTGGCCCGGGGGCGGCCCACCGACACCCCAAGCTATTTCAATG GTGTGAAAATCCAAATACAGTCTCTCAATGGTGAACACCTGCACATCCGGGAGTTCCACCGAGTCAAGGTGGGAGACATCGCCACTGGCATCAGCAGCCAG ATCCCAGCCGCAGCCTTCAGTTTGGTGACCAAAGACGGGCAGCCCGTTTGCTACGACATGGAGGTGCCAGACTCTGGCATTGACCTGCAGTGCACGCTGGCCCCCGACGGCAGCTTCGCCTGGAGCTGGAGGGTCAAGCATGGCCAGCTGGAGAACAGGCCCTAG